The genomic interval ACACACTGTTTACACCAATGTATATTCCTCCTAAGGCTGTTAGGTTGAGGTCCATTGAAAACAAACTATAAATCGTTTTGTTACAAGCTATCAAGCTAACCTCATGTTCATCATTTACAGCCTAAATACAAACAAACCCAGCTTTTAAATGAGGCTAATGACTTGCGAATCTACATATCTCCCTGGTTATCTCAATCTGTTTTGCATGACCAATGTGGTATGCAGCCACAATGGTGGCCCTTGTTTGTTGGGGATTAGAAGGTAATTGGAGTTTATGGTTCCAGTAAATATGGTTTCAGTGTCCCGCAGTTCTGTTATAGCTATAGCCTAGTCCAAATGTGGGTCAAGCCCAAGTCGACGCAGCGTCGCATTAACCCCATAGCAAACATCAAAAGACTGTTTGATGATGATGAACTTGCTGCCGGGCATGGATTCCATGCAGGCTTATATTGCACACAGCAAGCGAATGAAACCAAATTGATTCCGAGGCTGGTGGCTGGATCTCTATGAGTGGAGAGAGTGAATGAGTAAAGTGGTCTGCAGTCTAGAGTGCTCCAAGGACACGGTGAGACCAGGGAGTAGGTGGACAGCAGTTGTAGAAGTTTTCAAGCAAGACCATGCAACCCTGGGAGAACACCTTCCAACAAACACCTGACTGGCTCAAACAAGGATGCATGTGAGATAACAAAAAGAAGCAAAACATGTTAGAAGCCGCCTTCACTCTGGCATTGGGAGCTTTCAAACCTGAACAATTCTCCTAATTCATAGTCCTCTCCACAGAGCAGTCTGATGACATGCTGTACTCCTCGGTTGAAGTTTGAGTATGTGAAAGCAGAAAGCCAAACATCCTTGGAAAAAATGTATGCGAAAACCAGCAATCATGCAACGCAAAGTTAAATTAACATACCTACACTACACAATCTGTAAACAAAACAGAAGAGGTACCTTTTTGGGCTTTACGGCAACAACTTCTGCTGAGTTAAAGCTGGACTCAAGGCCATCTTTGCTCTCTAGCTCGCCATCCTTGCTCTCAATCTCATCCTCACTGACGATTGGTCCGTTGTCGCTGATGGGCGTCTGGAAGTCGTCGTCGGGGAGAGGAGGGTAGCTGTACTTAAACGGATCCTGTAATGGACCCAGAGATCTTGTATCAATGCACGACGTGGTCAGACTTGAAAATCTACTCAATCTtatcacattcatttatttgttgaccACATTATGAGTCACATTAACTCAacctaaaaaaaatcaaattcaaGAGATGTACAAACAACAATCTGCTTTTATAAATCCAAAAATTGTGGCGGACTACAAAATATGTCAGAGTACGCAGAGAAAAATGACAACGTACCATTCCACCCATGTGAGGTGGAAGGTACTCTGCATCGATAAACGACTGGATTTCCGATCTGGATGCGAACTTGAGCTTGCTGATGGCCTCCGGTCCCAACCAGGATTTTATAATCTTCCATGCAGCTATGCGAAAGAGAAACAATGACATTAAGATGAGACATCAGAAAAGAAacttaagggggaactgcaccttttttttttaaatgttgcctatcgttcacaatcattatgaaggataagaaaatggatgtatttttttgtaatgcattctaactcgtaaataaaagtccacttacaacaaAGCAaataggaggtcctctatttcacccataaaaaacaataaataaccatccaaaaacctccaacaatactccatttacatttcccaacttgaatattaaccaagtataaagttattataagcgctaacacagacaaaccgTGATCTCAAGTTTGTGTGCCTATATTGACACCATCGAGTGGTAAGCAGCTTCCTCGCTTGTGGCAGATTATtgtcgatcataaatcatgtctctcacctggatagtagaaggatgatggTGTAATTCGACAAGTTGTAAACGTTGATGGCCCATTTAGACCAGGAAATGGTGAGAACGAGACAAAATTACGCTTGAGGAGTCATTCTTCCTCTAAAACGGGACTATAACAAGATTCtaacagtcagcatcctaatgacagcagaccttgtacagtaagtgatgttttttttttgctctgatgaagtctgcagtgagtaataatcagtgatgttgtagaAAAAGCAAATGTTgtaatgcgttttttaaattaataaaatacattaatgtTATCAAAATATACCtggtactacattacatatatcttacagtgtgtatacaaaaccttAACGGAGGTGTTTGGGTGTTTAAAAGAGTGACTCCCCtatgctccattgtaagcggacttttgatcgcttTTGTTTactacttagaatgcataaacaaaataaaaacatctgtTCTTatcttatataaggattgtgaatgatcggcaaaattccaaaaaaatgcagttccctttAAGATGTTAGAGCCAACTTGCTCTCACCGTTCATGATCCAAGGCATCTCCACAATGATCATCTTCGCTGAAAACAGACACGATATGTGTGAATTTTACATTCATAGTTAAAGCAACGATTGTGTAAGTGACAAAAGTTTTACTTACATAGCAATTTAGGATAATAGACTTTGAAGCAATTTACAACATACTTCACAAAGTCCATGTCCTGCAAGAAAATTACACTGTTCAAAATCACTTATTTTGTTGGACACCATAAAAGTTGCTTATGGACAGAACTATTGCacagttaccgtaatttccggactataagccgcacctgactataagccgcaccagctaaatttagggggaaattcagattgctccatatataagccgcacccgactataagccgcagggttttgatgtgtaattaccgtagtatataggggttcctgatACCACGGAGGGGatcgtcgggacagagatgactgtttgggaacgcaacgcgtcccatttattaaaaataaatctttccatcattcaatcaaactttcacatctttgacatggcgaacagcattcgtgcagagtacaaataatacaacggtgcaaagtaatacaaagtgctcgcctgtacgttatcaaaataaccagcctaccggtatatgaaaagtcagtctttaatcattgtgtcatcgtcttcctcctgcgtactaaaaccaccgaaatcctctgcattggtgtcggagaagaacaggccgtaaataagccgcaccgttgtataagccgcagggaccagaacgaggggaaaaagtagcggcttatagtccggaaattacggtatatattctCCATCCACTATATTATTCCTCCATGGTGTAACAAGATCCAATACAAGAGCCCAATCAAAgagatatatgtacaaatataacaTAGGGTTAGAGAATACTCAATGTAATTTATTTTGCGGAACAATAAACTTTATCCTTTAGGAAACTCACAAGTGTCGCCATCGTCTGTTATTGTATAGGCCGCACAattgatcaattaaaaaaataattggcaGACTAATCAACTCTGAAAATCCTTATGGCCGTGCGCCAGAAGGAGTCTGTGATGGATGTTCAGCGTAGCGTTTCATGTTGACTGCAATCATCATGCAAACAGTTTATCAATAGAAGCAGGCCCTACGCCCTCACTGGGCTCCGTAATTGGCAGGAATCCTCATTGCCATGCAGGCGACGCGCTCCACAAGCCTTAACGAGATCATACTGAACAGCGCAGAGGCTTGGATTTACTAAACTCCTCACTTTATATGCATGTTGCAGAGCTGGTTTTTTTTGTAGGCTTCTTCCTCACGTTGGTCTATGTGTTTAACCCATTGGTTTTCTCCAGAGCTTCGGGAGGGAGCTCACGTCTGTGACACAGAGTCCACGGATTAGAAAGCCCCTCAAAAGGACCAGCGGGATTTAAAGGTTATTTTAATCTCCAAGGAGTAAAACCACTGAAGAGCATCAGTCCCTGGGAGCCCCACAGCAATAAGACGATAACGTAAGACTTTGtggagacatgttttttttaatacgaaTACATCTGTTTAACAAGTATTACTTACTATATGGCCGATGCCAGAATCTGCCATGTCAAACACAACCGTCAGAGGCATTCCGGGTTCTTTCTTGACGTATCGTTCCAGCCAGAAAGCCACGTACTTCTTCTTGTCTATGACCGATTTTGCATCCTTCACATGCAGCTTCACTTTAAACCAGACTGTAAACAGTGAGAGGTGACAAATTATTGGCATGTAACAGAATGCCCACAGGATAAAAGAGTAGTCCTACAAACAACATATTTTTCCCTCCTGAATTGTAAAGGGCGCAGACACGGAATAGGGGAGGTTTAAAATGCATAACATGCAGGGACGCGATGCGCCTTGTGTGTAGGGTATGTAGCAATGCCAGGACTTAAGTGGGAAGTTTCACACTCAACACTCACTTTTGCCCCActgttgtgttgaaagcaatTCTGTGTCAGGATACTGTGTCATTGTGTAAAAGCGCACACTGTTACAGAACTGTATGTTTAATCTACAAGGCTCAGGGGATACATACTTCTAAAGGGGCAACTGTGCATCATTTCTGTGTGAAAGAGTCTACCATgagtgtagggatgatgtttgataagaaattatcgagttcgagcctattatcgaatcctcttatcgaaccgattccttattgattctcttatcgagtccagataggtggttgtatatggaaaaaaacacacaatatttggtttaacaaaagctcacttttattatataagaaaaaaataaaatctaataaataaataaatattgactgttaccaacctaaaaaaataaaataaaataaataaatattgactgttgttacccaaagtatattaagtgggatttttcagaaaaacaaacatatacagtaacacaaaaacaacctgtctctgtgatcactataagtgtataaataatattatagtgttaaataaaatcagtcccttgggcacaaaactgaaaataatacagctctccaaaaagtgcacttctgctgctatttgacataactgtttgttatgatgctttgacatttttgcactttatttctttattgaaagaaaattctatgaagagaaaagttgtttgcaaatgtggttacaatgctaaaaaatgaaaagttaaagctaaaaaaagaaatacactttgttgagttaaaatctttctttatagggggaaagatgtgatgctaTGAGCTAGGGaacataacaactacactacccagcatgcaacgggagtgacgagcatgcgcggtagccccgaaaagtgttgttgcatgtcatcacccgtgaaagtaaacgtcaagaactcagccaacacgcctcgtctgcattatttataattagacagacaacacaaatacagtgtgattttgtaacgtttacaaggaaagaaaaacaaaagttgaaaaagggagatcgtgtcatatatgttgtatataccgtaatttccggactataagccgcacctgactataagccgcaccagctaaatttagggggaaatacagattgctccatatataagccgcacccgactataagccgcagggttttgatgtgtaattagcgtagtatataggggttcctgctaccacggaggggattgtcgggacagagatgactgtttgggaacgcaaagcgtcccatttattaacaataaatctttcaatcattcaatcaaactttcacatctttgacatggcgaacagcattcgtgcagagtacaaatagtacaacggtgcaaagtaatacaaagtgctcgcctgtacgttatcaaaataaccagcctaccggtatatgaaaagtcagtctttaatcattgtgtcatcgtcttcctcctgcgtactaaaaccaccgaaatcctcttcgtcggtgtcggagaagaacaggccgtatataagccgcacccttgtataagccgcagggaccagaacgagggggaaaagtagcggcttatagtccagaaattacggtatatgtatgtgctgcggttgctttaagaacgttgtgacagctgccgtaaaggaggtgcgttgctagcctggttgctatgtttccggttggtcgtaaaagtgttcgtcatgtgtttgtagtctgctcaaatctctcagtaaagttattcattggattataccttttgttttgaactttattattccattgtttttcctgctttccctatctgcgcctaatgactgagctacgtgacgtaaattcttgtgatgtctcaaggggcatttctggtcgggatgggattcgttccgagggattcgaataaagaaccaactctttttctttactatagtggtctcgataacgggtaccggttctcaaaaagggattcgagtccgaggactcggttcttttcttatcgaacaaccgggaaaaccggtttcgagtatcatccctacatgaGTGTCATAAAAAGATGTGCTTACAGAGCTTGTTGCCTTCTTTGTCATATCCATGGAGGAAGACAGCGCCTGACTCAAACATCCACTTGGGAATGCTGCTCTCAGTGAGGTCTGAGGGGAAAACAAGATCATTAGATAATTCAAGCACAAATGAGAATTGCGTCAAGCACTTCGCCACAACCTTTTGAAACCACAATACCAGCTGAAAACTGATTCTACGGTCATTATTGCTACACCATTTTTTGTAGAGTAAGCTAAATTTAATCACAAAAAGAACTAGAAACCAGTCTGACAAGGTTCCTTCATTGTGAGAATGTGACCCAGCCATGTGAAAGTgctagattttatggtaaaataacCAACAAATGAATGACCTCTAACTTTGGTGACAGAGCTCTCTAATAGTATTCCCCTAAAATAACTGTTCGATAAATTGCATCTACTTGATCAAAGACTAGCCCAGAGTAAAGAAAATACAGAGGATGTTTTAACAGTGGGTATTGTTGTCGGTGTTTTCATGACATTTATCACACAATGGCAGTCTGTACAGGACCAAGCCTGAGAGGCACAGAGAAAGAGACACTGCCAACCACTAAGCAAGGCAACAGCCCCATTGACAGGAAGCACTTGTTTTTGTTAAGCACTTGCATCAGCTGTTGCGCTGACGAAACAAACTGCAAACTACTGTAAAGATAGCATTTACGCTGTAATCGATAAACTTTTCATAATTTATTAGTGTGACGTCAGATGGCATAGTATGAAAAACAGAGTAGCTTTAGAAAACAACTTTTGTGTGAAGGGATGAGTCCATGAAGCAATGTGACCCCTCACCATTCACGCCATACTCCTTTCTCCAGCGAAAACTCTCGTCTATCATTTTCAAGGTGTCGTCCACAACGTAAAGCCGCCACATCAGGTAGCCCTCCACCATGGAATTGTCTTCTTGTAGTCTGTCCATGTCTCTCTGGTCATATTTTTCTGCTGAATCTGGAGgcacaatacaataaacatgccATGCTAGACATTTTTACTACACCATGTTACTGATCTACATAAAACAAATTATGAAGGGGTCAATGTAATATGTAAGGGCAATGCAGAACCACTGCTACCCAAATAACAAGCTGTGGATCACCAtccagctaaaggtgctgctgAATGAAAAGAAGCTAGCCTTCAGACTCTTTtttctgaggaagcttaggtcttttaatgtgtgcagcaagctgttggagatcttttatcagtctgttgtggccagtgccctgtactttgcagtggtttgttgggggagcagcaccagcaaaagggatttaaaccggattgacaaactgatccggaaagccagccaaactattggcacgcagtttgaggcgtttgtgtcagtaaggtacaggaggacactggacaaactgctggccaacATGGACattcctgcccacccactccaccagacaattgagggacagcggagctcatactccaacaggctccttcagcttcgttcccacagtgttcgattcaagaactccttcattccgcactccatccagctgtataatcactcgccatacagcaatagatgatatccgtcgattacctgaccgcttcttgggcggtacagctcggttggtagagtggccgtgccagcaacttgagggttccgggttcgacccccgctttcgccatcctagtcactgccgttgtgtccttggacaagacactttacccacctgctcccagtgccacccacactggtttcaatgtaatttagatattgggtttcacaatgtaaaagcgctttgagtcactagagaaactctctctttgtttataatgtctattttctgctggatctactctattTTATGCTGAAGCTGCTACATATGCTGtagtattgtacatggtaattgttatacattgcatatattatataaaaatataatatatcagtatatactaccgttcaaaagtttggggtcatccaaataattttgtggaatagccttcatttctaagaacaagaatagactgtcgagtttcagatgaaagttctctttttctggccattttgagcgtttaattgaccccacaaatgtgatgctccagaaactcaatctgctcaaaggaaggtcagttttgtagcttctgtaacgagctaaactgtttccaggtgtgaacatgattgcacagtggttttctaaacatcaattagccttctgagccaatgagcaaacacattgtaccattagaacactggagtgatagttgctggaaatgggcctctatacacctatgtagatattgcaccaaaaaccagacatttgcagctagaatagtcatttaccacattagcaatgtatagagtgtatttctttaaagttaagactagtttaaagttatcttcattgaaatgtacagtgcttttccttaaaaaataaggacatttcaatgtgaccccaaacttttgaacggtagtgtatatcatatactgtatatataatatgtacattttacttatgtcatattttataatgctactatggtacatttttagtctactcccatccatccattttctaccgcttgtcccgttcagggtctcaggtggaaggcggggtaagccctggacaagtcgccacctcatcgcagggccaacacagatagacagacaacattcacactcacacactagggccaatttagtgttgccaaatgccaatcaacctatccccaggtgcatgtctttggaggtgggaggaagccggagtacccggagggaacccactactttatacctgcattatcctttccatcctcctttgtaactgagctactgtgtggaacaatttcccttgtggatcattaaagtttgtctaagtctaagttatctGATGGAGCTTATCTCGGCTCAAAGCGTTAAGTCATGATGCTATCAACACGAAAAACTAAGTGGGAACTCAAGTCCATATATTTGTGCGTGTAATAACGCATGTATGTGTATGAATTATTACAACATCGAGCAACGGTGTCAGCTTAGAGCACAATCCCTCCTTACCTTGGACGAATTCACTCTTGAACCTCTCTCTCGTCTCATGTATTTTCGCTTCAATCCCCTGTCGCAAGAGTTTAGATACAATTAAAAGCAAAACAACAAGAACGAATATTAACAACAATAAAATAAGTAACGTACCGGTTCTTCTTGGGGTTTTTCAAGTTCAGCCATATTTAACTGTCACCGAGTTTCCTTCCCCTATTGAAGAGCTTCTCGTTAGCTCGCTAGCTGCTGTTTGGGAGAATCACTTACAAGTGGGAAACTGACGCCCCGTCGAAGCCATTTTGGCTCATGCCTTTGGCCACTCCTCTTCGAGATGTTGTCAGGGGAAGGGGCGGATGGGttgtttttttcgtacaaaaacaaaaaagtctAGGAATTGATTTTTCGCCTGGCCTGTGCGTTTTCGATAGGCGTTGTGGGCTAAGCCTGTAAGATCAAGCCGGGCAACGCGCCCTCTGTTGACAATTCCAGCTCCCACGGTGCATTTCGGCTGACGTCACAATTCCACTTCCGTGTTGGCGCGCATGTCAAAACATTAAACAATAGCGGGTAAACTCCTTTAaagtaaatatatttgttttcaaGTTGAAACGACAATTACAGTCACCGCTGACAATGAGGAGCGCCA from Entelurus aequoreus isolate RoL-2023_Sb linkage group LG14, RoL_Eaeq_v1.1, whole genome shotgun sequence carries:
- the mospd2 gene encoding motile sperm domain-containing protein 2 is translated as MAELEKPQEEPGIEAKIHETRERFKSEFVQDSAEKYDQRDMDRLQEDNSMVEGYLMWRLYVVDDTLKMIDESFRWRKEYGVNDLTESSIPKWMFESGAVFLHGYDKEGNKLFWFKVKLHVKDAKSVIDKKKYVAFWLERYVKKEPGMPLTVVFDMADSGIGHIDMDFVKYVVNCFKVYYPKLLSKMIIVEMPWIMNAAWKIIKSWLGPEAISKLKFASRSEIQSFIDAEYLPPHMGGMDPFKYSYPPLPDDDFQTPISDNGPIVSEDEIESKDGELESKDGLESSFNSAEVVAVKPKKVNFIEDQLRAEDNDKAESRTKGARKPLTTFKGALLDISPAEELSFGSGDTEKKSLIILSNVTKNPLAFKVRTTAPEKYRVKPSSSTCEPGGSIDIVVSLHGGSQASPQDRFLVMAAEMDNVGSQELAQFWKEVPKARIMEHRLRCHVLESVKPAASSLKGGVADTGNSQDVNTALMRLMASNSRLEQNVNTCLWIQKVLVGLVFGLVVLNLFCMHLLTTSQQPS